The following proteins are encoded in a genomic region of Pseudomonas sp. Os17:
- a CDS encoding PepSY domain-containing protein — protein sequence MLRSLHSIPGLLAALLVMLLAISGATLALNPALERLQAPPAAAEVSVAQLAGRVAGQLSGIEQIRRTPSGTLIVYHREHGQTLASRVDPRTGAVLAPYTPSAFARWVKELHRSLLLDTTGHVVAALGALAMLLLAASGALLLARRAGGWSKLLRPLRGSFSQRWHAEVGRLTLLGLLLSALSGLYLSAGTLGLIADDAQNQPALLAAISAGPALPVASLSALQAVDLKDLRELVYPDPDSPGDLFSLHTRSGQGYVDPASGALLAFQPEGAMQQVSGFIYQLHTGEGLWWLGLLLGVSALGVPLMSLTGLWLWWRRRRDAVAIDDNCPADAADCVILVGSESNGTWGFARTLQQALVAAGRRVHSAPMNQLRNDYPKARQLLILTATHGDGDAPASAQGFLTRLQQRPLAPDLAYAVLGFGDRQFPRFCGFAEQVQNALDAGAAQCLLPLETIDRQSPQAFQRWGQALGRALGLPLDLQHQAHALPCHQWQLVESVAYGDQVQAPTRILRFKAADGSGQPLPEFQAGDLVGILPPGTAQPRFYSLASSRADGVLEICVRKHPGGLCSGFLHELHAGARIQGFIQPNPQFRPLKGAQPVILIGAGTGIGPLAGFIRGNRARQPMHLYWGGRHPASDFLYEPELKGYLADRRLTALRAAFSQAQERGYVQDRLLADALALRRLVEKGAQVLVCGSREMAKGVMQALDEVLAPLNLSVLTLKAQGRYREDVY from the coding sequence ATGTTGCGCTCGTTGCACTCAATCCCCGGACTGCTGGCCGCCCTGCTGGTGATGCTGCTGGCCATCAGCGGCGCGACCCTGGCGCTGAACCCGGCCCTGGAACGCCTGCAGGCGCCACCGGCGGCGGCTGAAGTCAGCGTCGCGCAGCTGGCCGGGCGCGTGGCCGGCCAGCTCAGTGGGATCGAGCAGATCCGCCGCACGCCCTCCGGCACGCTGATCGTCTACCACCGCGAGCATGGCCAGACCCTGGCCAGCCGCGTCGATCCGCGGACCGGCGCGGTACTGGCGCCCTACACACCCTCGGCCTTTGCCCGCTGGGTCAAGGAGCTGCACCGTTCGCTGTTGCTCGACACCACGGGGCATGTGGTGGCGGCCCTGGGCGCCCTGGCGATGCTGTTGCTGGCGGCGTCCGGCGCGCTGCTGCTGGCCCGCCGCGCCGGTGGCTGGAGCAAGCTGCTGCGGCCGTTGCGCGGCAGTTTCAGCCAGCGCTGGCACGCCGAGGTGGGACGCCTGACGCTCCTTGGCCTGCTGCTGTCGGCCTTGAGCGGGCTGTACCTGTCGGCCGGCACCTTGGGCCTGATCGCCGACGACGCCCAGAACCAGCCCGCCCTGCTGGCCGCGATCAGCGCTGGCCCGGCCTTGCCGGTGGCGAGTCTCTCGGCGTTGCAGGCCGTGGACCTCAAGGATCTGCGCGAGCTGGTCTACCCCGACCCTGACAGCCCTGGGGATCTGTTCAGCCTGCACACCCGCAGCGGCCAAGGTTATGTCGATCCGGCCAGCGGTGCCCTGCTGGCCTTCCAGCCCGAGGGCGCAATGCAGCAGGTTTCCGGGTTCATCTATCAACTGCACACCGGCGAAGGCCTGTGGTGGCTGGGCCTGCTGCTGGGCGTCAGCGCCCTGGGGGTGCCGCTGATGAGCCTCACCGGCCTGTGGCTGTGGTGGCGCCGGCGTCGCGACGCGGTGGCGATCGACGACAACTGCCCGGCCGACGCCGCCGACTGCGTGATCCTGGTGGGCAGCGAAAGCAACGGCACCTGGGGCTTTGCCCGGACCCTGCAGCAGGCCCTGGTGGCGGCAGGACGCCGGGTCCACAGCGCGCCGATGAACCAGCTGCGCAACGACTACCCCAAGGCCCGCCAGTTACTGATCCTCACCGCCACCCACGGCGACGGCGATGCCCCGGCCTCGGCCCAGGGCTTTCTCACACGCCTGCAACAACGGCCGCTGGCGCCCGACCTGGCGTATGCCGTGCTGGGCTTTGGCGACCGGCAGTTCCCGCGTTTCTGCGGCTTTGCCGAACAGGTGCAGAACGCCCTGGACGCCGGCGCGGCGCAGTGCCTGCTGCCCCTGGAAACCATCGATCGCCAGTCGCCCCAGGCGTTTCAGCGCTGGGGCCAAGCCCTGGGCCGGGCCTTGGGCCTGCCCCTGGACCTGCAGCATCAGGCCCACGCCCTACCCTGCCACCAGTGGCAACTGGTGGAGTCGGTGGCCTATGGCGATCAGGTCCAGGCGCCGACGCGGATCCTGCGCTTCAAGGCCGCCGACGGCAGCGGACAGCCGTTGCCCGAGTTCCAGGCCGGCGACCTGGTGGGCATCTTGCCCCCCGGCACGGCCCAGCCCCGCTTCTATTCCCTGGCCAGCAGCCGCGCCGACGGGGTGCTGGAGATCTGCGTGCGCAAGCACCCGGGGGGCCTGTGCTCGGGCTTTCTCCATGAGCTGCACGCAGGCGCGCGAATCCAAGGTTTCATCCAGCCCAATCCGCAGTTTCGTCCGCTCAAAGGCGCGCAGCCGGTGATCCTGATCGGTGCCGGCACCGGCATCGGCCCTCTGGCGGGGTTCATCCGCGGCAACCGGGCCCGGCAGCCGATGCACCTGTATTGGGGCGGGCGTCACCCGGCCTCGGATTTTCTCTACGAGCCGGAACTCAAGGGCTATCTGGCGGACCGGCGCCTGACCGCCCTGCGCGCGGCCTTCTCCCAGGCCCAGGAGCGCGGCTACGTGCAGGACCGGCTGCTGGCCGATGCCCTGGCGCTGCGCCGGCTGGTGGAAAAAGGCGCCCAGGTGCTGGTCTGCGGCAGCCGGGAGATGGCCAAGGGCGTGATGCAGGCCCTGGACGAAGTGCTGGCCCCGCTCAACCTCAGCGTACTGACCCTCAAGGCCCAAGGACGTTACCGTGAAGATGTCTACTGA
- a CDS encoding DUF2271 domain-containing protein codes for MNKLLIAGCLTAALALPTLAQAREVTLTTQLKPYSGNGAYLAIYLTDASGAYQKTLWVAGKKAKYYKHLSGWARSGGAAAGQYDGVTGASVGSGETLTVSADLADSLIDAGYQIRIDSAVEDQRDVRADVVLPLTLKGSGQPASGSTYVQSLRYDL; via the coding sequence ATGAACAAGCTCCTGATCGCCGGGTGCCTCACCGCGGCCCTGGCCCTGCCGACACTGGCCCAGGCCCGTGAAGTGACCCTGACCACCCAGCTCAAGCCCTACAGCGGCAACGGCGCGTACCTGGCGATCTACCTCACCGACGCCAGCGGCGCCTACCAGAAGACCCTGTGGGTGGCCGGCAAGAAGGCCAAGTACTACAAGCACCTGTCAGGGTGGGCCCGCAGTGGCGGCGCGGCTGCCGGCCAGTACGACGGCGTCACCGGCGCCAGCGTCGGCAGCGGCGAGACCCTGACGGTCAGCGCCGACCTGGCGGACAGCCTGATCGACGCCGGGTATCAGATCCGCATCGACAGCGCTGTGGAAGACCAGCGCGATGTCCGCGCCGACGTGGTCCTGCCCCTGACCCTCAAGGGCAGCGGGCAACCCGCCAGTGGCAGCACCTACGTGCAGTCCCTGCGCTACGACCTGTAG
- a CDS encoding LTA synthase family protein: MTGRLFVKLIRRCLQHPLAPLCTLFGLLLLVPMGARLALGWSHPLGYLSDLASASLLTLLLYRRRWWLALPVLLVWALLTLVSAELVSAVGRMPNLADLHYLVDPQFVGNSTGGGLTHPELGLTLLLGLVLWLVVQRSSRGVRRPALPRALWALPLGLLLVHGTTQYLKPSEADQWQLFNLPHQALATATGQAQMRIEDWLQGDVADVPPVMTGLTRLDLEGQPLLPSAGRARNVLLITLEGIPGAYIRTNREALNSRYQEDLMPKLSAWAERGMNTPDYVLHSHQTIRGLYAMLCGDYDKLDNGTPKGVEMLTQSQRNQACLPAQMHKFGFNTHYLQGAGLRFMAKDKIMPHIGFDSTHGLEWFKNDNYLEFPWGKDDKAFFEGALSYVDQLKKKKQPWMLTLLTVGTHQPYSAPEDYLERYDTPKQAAVGYLDDAIDQFLTGLERKGVLKDTLVIITSDESHGIDGVRLASSWGFNLMLAPDQDLLPHLKSGTYGHVDLSASVLDYFGLPVPASLSGRSLFRDYAQGREIMSYTNGKLRYHDGQGTFTECDFQQRCRYYSSTGFIADSASLQGQYGGQRARQISARATHLDRSLLQSPLNQHYQFGSPAIIPLKAQIKDDWADNLIGAQYLEMPKGSQTRVRFTVRSADPQQNAYILLKGKELEQDVPLGLPEEMLVTPDQPLQMDFSFDNPQTRKAFSFHLLGYGLGAVEVSDFSVITELPGQTESVEPEDDSNAHSS, from the coding sequence ATGACAGGCAGGTTATTTGTGAAGTTGATCCGTCGTTGCCTACAACACCCTCTTGCTCCCCTGTGCACCTTGTTCGGCCTGCTGTTGCTGGTGCCGATGGGCGCGCGCCTGGCCCTGGGCTGGTCCCACCCGCTGGGCTATCTGTCGGACCTGGCCAGCGCCAGCCTGCTGACCCTGCTGCTGTATCGCCGCCGCTGGTGGCTGGCGCTGCCGGTGCTGCTGGTCTGGGCACTCCTGACCCTGGTCAGCGCCGAGCTGGTGAGCGCCGTGGGGCGCATGCCCAACCTCGCCGACCTGCATTACCTGGTGGATCCGCAATTTGTCGGCAACTCCACCGGCGGCGGCCTGACCCACCCCGAGCTGGGGCTGACCCTGCTGCTGGGGCTGGTGCTGTGGCTGGTGGTCCAGCGCAGCAGTCGCGGGGTGCGACGCCCGGCCCTGCCACGGGCGCTGTGGGCCCTGCCGCTGGGGCTGCTCCTGGTCCATGGCACCACCCAGTACCTGAAACCCAGCGAAGCCGACCAGTGGCAGCTGTTCAACCTGCCCCACCAGGCCCTGGCCACCGCCACCGGCCAGGCGCAGATGCGCATCGAAGACTGGCTGCAAGGCGATGTCGCCGACGTGCCGCCGGTGATGACCGGCCTGACCCGGCTGGACCTTGAAGGCCAACCCCTGCTGCCCAGCGCCGGTCGCGCGCGCAACGTGCTGCTGATTACCCTGGAAGGCATTCCCGGGGCCTATATCCGCACCAACCGCGAAGCCCTGAACAGCCGCTACCAGGAAGACCTGATGCCCAAGCTCAGCGCCTGGGCCGAGCGCGGCATGAACACCCCGGACTACGTGCTGCACAGCCACCAGACCATCCGCGGCCTGTACGCCATGCTTTGCGGCGACTACGACAAGCTCGACAACGGCACCCCCAAGGGCGTCGAGATGCTCACCCAGAGCCAGCGCAACCAGGCCTGCCTGCCGGCGCAGATGCACAAGTTCGGTTTCAACACCCACTACCTGCAGGGCGCCGGCCTGCGCTTCATGGCCAAGGACAAGATCATGCCGCACATCGGCTTTGATTCGACCCATGGCCTGGAGTGGTTCAAGAACGACAACTACCTGGAATTCCCCTGGGGCAAGGACGACAAGGCCTTCTTCGAAGGCGCCCTGAGCTACGTGGACCAGTTGAAGAAGAAAAAACAGCCATGGATGCTCACCCTGCTGACCGTCGGCACCCACCAGCCCTACTCCGCGCCCGAGGACTACCTGGAGCGCTATGACACGCCCAAGCAGGCGGCGGTCGGTTACCTGGACGACGCCATCGACCAGTTCCTCACGGGGCTGGAGCGCAAGGGCGTGCTCAAGGACACCCTGGTGATCATCACCTCCGACGAGTCCCACGGCATCGACGGCGTGCGCCTGGCCTCGTCCTGGGGCTTCAACCTGATGCTGGCCCCGGACCAGGACCTGCTGCCCCATCTCAAGTCCGGGACCTACGGCCACGTCGACCTCAGCGCCTCGGTGCTCGACTACTTCGGCCTGCCGGTGCCTGCCAGCCTCAGCGGTCGCTCGTTGTTCCGCGACTATGCCCAGGGCCGGGAAATCATGTCCTACACCAACGGCAAGCTGCGTTACCACGACGGCCAGGGCACCTTCACCGAGTGCGACTTCCAGCAGCGCTGCCGCTACTACTCAAGCACCGGTTTCATCGCCGACAGCGCCAGCCTGCAGGGCCAGTACGGCGGTCAACGGGCGCGGCAGATCAGCGCCCGGGCCACGCACCTGGACCGCAGCCTGCTGCAGTCGCCGCTGAACCAGCACTATCAGTTCGGCAGCCCGGCAATCATCCCGCTCAAGGCGCAGATCAAGGATGACTGGGCCGACAACCTGATCGGCGCCCAGTACCTGGAAATGCCCAAGGGCTCGCAGACGCGGGTGCGCTTCACCGTGCGCTCCGCCGACCCGCAGCAGAACGCCTACATCCTGCTCAAGGGCAAGGAGCTGGAGCAGGATGTACCCCTAGGCCTGCCGGAAGAAATGCTGGTGACGCCCGACCAGCCACTGCAGATGGACTTCAGCTTCGACAACCCGCAAACCCGCAAGGCCTTCTCCTTCCACCTGCTGGGCTATGGCCTGGGCGCAGTGGAAGTCAGCGATTTCAGCGTGATCACCGAGTTGCCGGGGCAGACCGAGAGCGTCGAGCCCGAGGACGACAGCAACGCCCACTCCAGCTGA
- a CDS encoding FAD:protein FMN transferase, with protein MSTETAALQRYSLNGPTMGSRYSALFYAAPGFATQDLGERLAQAVARVEQQMSGWNPQSDLNRLNAAPRHRWISVPRELMQVISTALRVSEQSRGAFEIGVGELVRNWGFGPAPRTLEPAALCELSRQRRHCAGSALVLEPRRHRLRKRGPLRLDLNGIAKGFGVDELARALDASCIRDYLVGIDGEMRARGRKPGGQPWSVAVEKPLRGERQVMGVMELEDAAIATSGDYRQWVDIAGQSYAHTLDPTTGEPLRNRLASVSVVAGSCMLADAWATALLVLGEIEGPRLAQERGMDALFVIRDAGQLREVSIVGGQLQADIEAR; from the coding sequence ATGTCTACTGAAACCGCCGCACTGCAGCGCTACAGCCTCAACGGCCCGACCATGGGCAGCCGCTACAGCGCGCTGTTCTACGCCGCCCCGGGCTTCGCCACCCAGGACCTCGGCGAGCGCCTGGCCCAGGCCGTGGCCAGGGTCGAGCAGCAGATGTCGGGCTGGAACCCCCAGTCCGATCTCAACCGCCTCAACGCCGCGCCCCGGCACCGCTGGATCAGCGTGCCGCGGGAGCTGATGCAGGTCATCAGCACCGCGCTGCGGGTCAGCGAGCAATCGCGCGGCGCCTTCGAGATTGGCGTGGGGGAGCTGGTGCGCAACTGGGGCTTTGGCCCCGCGCCGCGGACCCTGGAACCTGCGGCCTTGTGTGAACTGAGCCGGCAGCGCCGCCACTGTGCCGGCAGCGCCCTGGTGCTGGAACCCAGGCGCCACCGCCTGCGCAAGCGCGGCCCACTGCGCCTGGACCTCAACGGCATTGCCAAGGGCTTTGGCGTCGACGAACTGGCCCGGGCCCTGGACGCCTCGTGCATCCGCGACTATCTGGTGGGGATCGACGGCGAAATGCGCGCCCGGGGCCGCAAGCCCGGGGGCCAGCCCTGGAGCGTGGCCGTGGAGAAACCCCTGCGCGGGGAACGCCAGGTCATGGGGGTGATGGAGCTGGAAGATGCAGCCATCGCCACCTCCGGCGACTACCGTCAGTGGGTGGACATCGCCGGACAGTCCTACGCTCATACCCTGGACCCGACGACTGGCGAACCCCTGCGCAATCGTCTGGCCTCGGTCAGCGTGGTGGCCGGCAGTTGCATGCTGGCCGATGCCTGGGCCACCGCGCTGCTGGTGCTGGGCGAAATCGAAGGGCCACGGCTGGCCCAGGAGCGCGGTATGGATGCCTTGTTTGTGATCCGCGACGCGGGGCAGTTGCGGGAAGTGTCTATTGTGGGTGGGCAGTTGCAGGCCGACATCGAGGCCCGTTGA
- a CDS encoding response regulator transcription factor translates to MRVLLVEDAAGLGDAVREQIADDGHAVDWVQRLEQARASVASTPYDLILLDLMLPDGRGLEFLRQRRGAGDVTPVIILTAQDQISERIAGLNAGADDYLVKPFDLFELSARVAAVARRYSGNPNPQIRLGELQVDLNARTVQRDGSIIDLTAREWAVFEAFVQRPSALLSKSQLEERLYAFGAEIESNTIEVYVSRLRKKLGRELIETVRGMGYRLMPA, encoded by the coding sequence ATGCGGGTGTTATTGGTCGAGGATGCGGCAGGGCTGGGGGACGCGGTGCGCGAGCAGATTGCCGACGATGGCCACGCCGTGGATTGGGTGCAGCGCCTGGAGCAGGCCCGGGCCAGCGTCGCCAGCACGCCCTACGACCTGATCCTGCTGGATCTGATGCTGCCCGACGGGCGCGGCCTGGAATTCCTGCGCCAGCGTCGCGGCGCCGGCGACGTGACCCCGGTGATCATCCTCACCGCCCAGGACCAGATCTCCGAGCGCATCGCCGGGCTCAATGCCGGCGCCGACGACTACCTGGTCAAGCCCTTCGACCTGTTCGAGCTGTCGGCGCGGGTCGCCGCGGTGGCCCGGCGCTACAGCGGCAACCCCAACCCGCAGATCCGCCTCGGCGAGCTGCAGGTGGACCTGAACGCCCGTACCGTGCAGCGCGACGGCAGCATCATCGACCTCACCGCCCGCGAATGGGCGGTGTTCGAGGCCTTTGTCCAGCGCCCCAGCGCCTTGCTCTCCAAGTCCCAGCTGGAGGAGCGGCTGTATGCCTTCGGCGCGGAAATCGAGAGCAACACCATCGAGGTCTACGTCAGCCGCCTGCGCAAGAAGCTCGGCCGCGAACTGATTGAAACCGTGCGTGGCATGGGCTATCGGCTGATGCCCGCATGA
- a CDS encoding VIT1/CCC1 transporter family protein yields MKFMHRHRELHRNDRIGWLRAAVLGANDGIVSTASLLIGVAAASASHGTLLVTGMAGLVAGAMSMAAGEYVSVHSQADTEQADLARERAELASDHQAELNELAHIYQSRGVNPELSRQVAVQLMAHDALGAHARDELGISEALAAKPLQAALASAASFVVGAALPLAVTFIAPTHSVVPWIAGMSLVFLGGLGAVAANAGGARVLAGAWRVTLWGALAMGLTAAVGSVFGTVV; encoded by the coding sequence ATGAAATTCATGCACCGACACCGCGAACTGCACCGTAACGACCGTATTGGCTGGCTGCGCGCCGCCGTCCTGGGGGCCAACGATGGCATTGTCTCCACCGCCAGCCTGCTGATCGGCGTGGCCGCGGCCAGCGCCAGCCACGGCACGCTGCTGGTCACCGGCATGGCCGGGCTGGTGGCGGGGGCCATGTCGATGGCCGCCGGAGAATACGTGTCCGTGCACTCCCAGGCCGATACCGAACAGGCCGACCTGGCCCGGGAACGCGCCGAACTGGCCAGCGATCACCAGGCCGAACTCAACGAGCTGGCCCACATCTATCAGAGCCGCGGCGTCAACCCGGAACTGTCCCGCCAGGTGGCGGTGCAACTGATGGCCCACGATGCCCTGGGGGCTCACGCCCGCGACGAACTGGGTATCAGCGAGGCCCTGGCGGCCAAGCCGCTGCAGGCGGCCCTGGCCTCGGCGGCCAGCTTCGTGGTGGGCGCGGCGCTGCCGCTGGCGGTGACCTTCATCGCCCCGACCCACAGCGTGGTGCCGTGGATTGCCGGCATGTCCCTGGTGTTCCTCGGTGGCCTGGGAGCCGTGGCGGCCAACGCCGGCGGCGCCAGGGTGCTGGCGGGGGCCTGGCGCGTGACCCTCTGGGGCGCCCTGGCCATGGGCCTCACCGCCGCCGTGGGCAGCGTGTTCGGCACCGTGGTCTGA